The following proteins are co-located in the Lacticaseibacillus paracasei subsp. paracasei genome:
- a CDS encoding MIP/aquaporin family protein gives MTYDLGVRLAAEFIGTAIMVLLGNGSVANVDLKGTKGNGSDWLLIAVGYGAGVMIPAMMFGAISGNHINPAFTLGLAASGMFPWSEVLPYIAVQMAGAMFGQLLVVAAYKPHYDLTTNTQHVLGTFSTISATKSKLNGFVNEFIGSYILFIGALGITKAPFFQNNLGTAHMGLGFLVATLVASLGGPTGPALNPARDLGPRILHALLPLKHKGSSDWGYSWVPVVAPILAAILAVFTYKVLFIKG, from the coding sequence ATGACATACGATCTAGGCGTGCGTTTAGCCGCCGAATTTATTGGCACCGCGATTATGGTGCTACTGGGAAATGGCTCTGTAGCCAACGTTGATTTAAAAGGGACAAAAGGTAACGGCTCTGACTGGTTGCTCATTGCCGTGGGCTACGGTGCTGGGGTGATGATTCCTGCGATGATGTTTGGCGCGATTTCAGGCAATCACATCAATCCCGCCTTTACCCTTGGACTCGCTGCATCTGGCATGTTCCCATGGTCAGAAGTCTTGCCATATATTGCGGTACAGATGGCTGGTGCCATGTTCGGTCAGTTATTGGTGGTTGCGGCCTACAAACCGCATTATGATCTCACAACCAATACACAGCATGTTTTAGGCACCTTCAGCACGATCAGCGCCACCAAGAGCAAGCTTAACGGTTTCGTCAACGAGTTCATCGGGTCCTATATTCTTTTTATCGGTGCCCTCGGAATTACCAAGGCTCCTTTTTTCCAAAATAATCTGGGTACTGCCCACATGGGACTGGGTTTTCTGGTCGCGACCTTGGTTGCCTCGCTAGGTGGACCAACTGGGCCAGCCTTGAACCCGGCCCGTGACCTCGGTCCCCGCATTCTCCATGCACTGCTGCCGCTTAAACATAAAGGTAGCTCCGACTGGGGATACTCATGGGTACCGGTTGTTGCTCCGATTTTAGCAGCCATCCTAGCCGTCTTTACCTACAAAGTTCTATTCATCAAAGGCTAG
- a CDS encoding YfcE family phosphodiesterase produces the protein MKILAVSDTHGDREILTALLKQQPHLDGYFYAGDSELAADDGLFQQYEAVEGNMDYDPNFPMQITTTIQGVTVFMAHGHRFGVNFGLDKLIAAGEGVHADLIIFGHTHQLGVEEHAGIVILNPGSISQPRGQFANLGGTYATVEFTADNVHVDFLKRDGAIVPELSRDFSRKHD, from the coding sequence ATGAAAATTTTAGCAGTTAGCGATACCCACGGTGATCGAGAGATTCTCACAGCTTTGTTGAAACAACAGCCGCATCTTGATGGCTATTTCTATGCCGGTGACTCAGAATTAGCCGCTGATGATGGCCTTTTTCAGCAGTACGAGGCAGTTGAAGGCAACATGGACTATGATCCTAATTTTCCCATGCAAATCACGACCACCATTCAAGGTGTGACAGTCTTCATGGCCCATGGACATCGTTTTGGGGTTAATTTTGGCCTAGATAAACTCATCGCTGCGGGCGAAGGGGTTCATGCTGATCTGATCATTTTCGGGCATACCCATCAGTTGGGTGTGGAGGAACATGCGGGGATTGTGATTCTTAATCCCGGTTCTATCAGCCAGCCGCGTGGCCAGTTTGCCAACCTTGGCGGAACTTATGCCACTGTTGAATTTACTGCGGATAACGTTCATGTTGATTTTTTGAAGCGTGATGGGGCAATCGTGCCAGAATTAAGTCGTGATTTTTCAAGGAAGCACGATTAA
- a CDS encoding DUF2507 domain-containing protein, with the protein MAKSDYTTLLNLPGSVSFFALTAMRDLMLPNMLGEEQHNILYWAGRDLAAKLPVDETAIPQLFTQVGFGALTPLKQKRQERQYLLAGDVVSTRIRTYEDPDFQLEAGFLAQTLQQVLGFAVEGGSAIQRREQNVVLTVVMDNQDTQPRAEHLIDLETDHQPTKK; encoded by the coding sequence ATGGCAAAATCTGACTATACCACCCTGCTGAACCTTCCAGGCTCGGTTTCGTTCTTTGCGTTGACAGCGATGCGTGATCTCATGCTGCCGAATATGCTTGGCGAGGAACAGCACAACATCCTTTATTGGGCTGGGCGCGATTTGGCTGCTAAGTTGCCTGTCGATGAGACAGCCATTCCGCAACTGTTCACGCAGGTTGGCTTTGGCGCGCTCACCCCGCTCAAACAAAAGCGGCAGGAACGGCAATATTTACTCGCTGGTGACGTTGTGTCAACGCGAATTCGTACATATGAAGATCCTGATTTTCAATTAGAAGCAGGGTTCTTGGCGCAAACACTGCAACAAGTTTTAGGTTTTGCAGTCGAAGGCGGTAGTGCGATTCAACGTCGCGAGCAAAACGTTGTTCTGACCGTTGTGATGGATAATCAAGATACCCAACCGCGAGCTGAACATCTGATTGACTTGGAAACTGATCACCAACCAACCAAAAAATAG
- the racE gene encoding glutamate racemase yields the protein MNKQPIGFIDSGVGGLTVVKEALHQLPAESSVYLGDQARLPYGPRPAEQVQAFTWQMVNFLLKKHIKMLVIACNTATAAALPLIKANLDIPVIGVIKPGSRAALKATQTGHIGIIATEGTVKSGAYVKALRAKAPKIRLTSLAAPKFVSLVESNEAHSPIAKRVVADTLQPLLHEDIDTLILGCTHYPILRPLIQNVMGDQVTLIDSGAETVNDVSMLLDYFDLANNSGDTPTHEYYTTGAPSMFDELGEAWLELTAPMHAKHVNIEAEADHAMDTVPEAKGKTIVVASKNQGKIKEFKTMFEPAGITVKSLADFPSVPTVDETGTTFEENARQKADQYAKDLQLPVIADDSGLMVDALDGQPGIRSARYAGDGHNDAANNAKLLAALADVPEDDRTATFHTTLVLAKPDHPEADLVVHGDVSGLITAIPRGTDGFGYDPFFFVPALGKTMAEMTAEEKNQISHRGNAMRALEDVWQTWLEANG from the coding sequence ATGAACAAGCAACCAATCGGCTTTATTGATTCTGGTGTCGGCGGGCTGACAGTCGTTAAAGAGGCGTTGCATCAGCTGCCAGCTGAAAGCAGTGTTTATCTGGGCGATCAGGCTCGTTTGCCATATGGCCCGCGACCTGCCGAACAAGTACAGGCGTTTACTTGGCAGATGGTCAATTTCTTGCTTAAAAAGCATATTAAAATGCTCGTCATTGCCTGCAATACTGCCACCGCAGCGGCATTACCCTTAATTAAGGCTAACTTAGACATACCAGTCATCGGTGTGATCAAACCCGGCAGTCGGGCGGCACTGAAGGCGACGCAAACTGGTCACATCGGGATTATCGCCACAGAAGGCACCGTTAAAAGCGGTGCTTATGTGAAGGCTTTACGCGCAAAGGCGCCGAAGATTCGACTAACTAGTCTGGCGGCCCCTAAATTTGTCTCATTGGTGGAAAGTAACGAAGCCCACTCACCCATTGCTAAACGGGTGGTGGCTGACACCTTGCAACCATTGCTGCATGAAGACATTGACACGTTAATTTTAGGTTGTACACATTACCCGATTCTGCGCCCGTTGATTCAAAATGTGATGGGTGATCAAGTGACCTTAATTGATTCCGGCGCCGAGACTGTGAATGATGTTTCCATGCTACTTGATTATTTTGATCTAGCAAACAACAGCGGCGACACCCCAACTCACGAATATTACACAACCGGGGCACCATCAATGTTTGACGAACTTGGCGAAGCTTGGCTTGAACTGACGGCGCCGATGCACGCCAAACATGTCAACATTGAGGCTGAGGCAGACCACGCTATGGATACAGTGCCTGAAGCAAAGGGTAAAACGATTGTCGTTGCCAGCAAAAATCAAGGAAAGATTAAAGAATTTAAAACAATGTTTGAACCTGCTGGCATCACGGTGAAGAGTCTAGCCGACTTTCCAAGCGTGCCAACAGTTGACGAAACTGGCACAACATTTGAGGAGAACGCCCGACAAAAAGCCGATCAGTATGCCAAAGATTTGCAGTTGCCGGTGATTGCAGATGATTCTGGGTTGATGGTCGATGCTTTAGACGGGCAACCTGGTATTCGCTCAGCCCGTTATGCAGGCGATGGTCACAACGATGCAGCTAACAATGCCAAACTATTGGCAGCCTTGGCAGATGTCCCGGAAGATGATCGAACAGCGACTTTTCATACTACCTTGGTGCTTGCTAAACCGGATCATCCGGAAGCAGACTTGGTGGTACATGGTGATGTGAGCGGACTAATCACTGCGATCCCACGTGGCACAGATGGTTTTGGCTATGATCCATTCTTTTTTGTTCCAGCGTTAGGGAAGACAATGGCGGAAATGACCGCTGAAGAAAAAAATCAAATTAGTCATCGCGGGAACGCAATGAGGGCACTTGAAGATGTTTGGCAAACATGGTTGGAGGCAAACGGATGA
- the cbpB gene encoding cyclic-di-AMP-binding protein CbpB has product MLNPVIANMLIENRHHFMISADMVATVSENNPLSHAFLVLTKVRYAKIPVLDHDSKFKGLISLPMITETMLGLDHMSFNSLDTMTVKDVMQTEVATIDDPYDLENVLHLLVDNPFIPVVQDGYFTGIVTRREVMKGINNIGHNIDKNFQLEPLTVTVPKES; this is encoded by the coding sequence ATGTTAAATCCAGTCATTGCCAATATGCTGATCGAAAATCGGCATCACTTCATGATTTCAGCCGACATGGTTGCAACTGTGTCTGAAAACAATCCTTTGAGTCATGCCTTTTTGGTATTGACCAAGGTGCGGTATGCGAAAATTCCCGTCCTCGATCATGATTCAAAATTCAAAGGGCTCATCTCACTGCCAATGATTACCGAGACCATGCTTGGCCTTGATCACATGAGTTTTAATTCACTAGATACAATGACAGTCAAAGATGTGATGCAGACAGAGGTCGCGACCATTGATGATCCCTACGACTTGGAAAATGTCCTACATTTGCTCGTCGATAACCCATTCATTCCGGTTGTCCAAGATGGTTACTTTACTGGCATCGTCACCCGTCGTGAAGTTATGAAGGGGATCAATAATATTGGTCACAACATAGATAAGAATTTTCAATTAGAACCCTT